From the Poecile atricapillus isolate bPoeAtr1 chromosome 32 unlocalized genomic scaffold, bPoeAtr1.hap1 SUPER_32_unloc_7, whole genome shotgun sequence genome, the window aggtgtccccaggtgtgtccaggtgtgtccaggtgtgctcaggtgggACCTGAGGGCTTGGACAGGTGTGgtcaggtgtgcccaggtgtgtccaggtgtccccaggtgtgtccaggtgtccccaggtgtctccaggtgtgtccaggtgtgtccaggtgtgtccaggtgtgtccaggtggggTCTGAGGGCTTGGACAGGTGGGATTTatctgtccaggtgtgtccaggtgtccccaggtgtgctgaggtgtccccaggtgtgtccaggtgggaTTTGTCACCTTTTCTCTACAgcctgctggccctggggggTTACCTGGGCTACCTGCACCTGTACAGGTGTGCGGGGTCACGCCTGCCCAGCCTGGTGAGTGATGCTGGGGTGGGGtttacctgtccaggtgtgtccaggtgtgtccaggtgtgtccaggtgtgtccaggtggggtctgagagcttgtccaggtgtgtccaggtgtgtccaggtgtgtccagttGGGATCTGAGGGCTTGGACAGGTGTGACCAGGTGGGATttacctgtccaggtgtccccaggtgtccccagatgtgtccaggtggggtctgagagcttgtccaggtgtccccaggtgtgtccaggtgtgtccagttGGGATCTGAGGGGCTTGgacaggtgtgttcaggtgtctccaggtgtgtccaggtgtccccaggtgtgtccaggtgtgttcaggtgtgtccAGATGGGGTCTGAGAGCTTGGTCAgttgtgtccaggtgtgtccaggtgtgtccaggtggggtctgagagcttgtccaggtgtccccaggtgtgtccaggtgtgttcaggtgtgtccaggtgtgtccaggtgggatttgaggGCTTGGACAGGTGGGATttacctgtccaggtgtccccaggtgtgtccaggtgtgctcaggtgtccccaggtgtgtccaggtgggaTTTGTCACCTTTTCTCTACAgcctgctggccctggggggTTACCTGGGCTACCTGCACCTGTACAGGTGTGCGGGGTCACGCCTGCCCAGCCTGGTGAGTGATGCTGGGGTGGGGtttacctgtccaggtgtgtccaggtgtgtccaggtgaggTCTGAGAGCTTggtcaggtgtccccaggtgtccccaggtgtgtccaggtgtgctcaggtgtgtccaggtgacaTCTGAGAGCTTGGAcaggtgggatggggtgggatttgcttgtccaggtgtgctcaggtgtgtccaggtgtgctcaggtgtccccaggtgtgtccaggtgggaTTTGTCACCTTTTCTCTACagcctggtggccctgggggGTTACCTGGGCTACCTGCACCTGTACAGGTGTGCGGGGTCACGCCTGCCCAGCCTGGTGAGTGATGCTGGGGTGGGGcttacctgtccaggtgtgtccaggtgtgtccaggtgtgttcaggtgtccccaggtatccccaggtgtgtccaggtgtgtccaggtggggtctgagagcttgtccaggtgtgtccaggtgtgtccaggtgtgtccagttGGGATCTGAGGGGCTTGgacaggtgtgttcaggtgtctccaggtgggatttacctgtccagctgtgtccaggtgtccccaagtgtgtCCAGGTGGGGTCTGAGGGCTTGGACAGGTGGGATTTACCTGTTCAGGtattcccaggtgtgtccaggtgtccccaggtgtgtccaggtgtactCAGGTGGGATTTGAGGGCTTGGACCGGTGGGAtttacctgtccaggtgtgtccaggtgtgcttAGGTGGGGTCTGAGAGCTTGgacaggtgtgttcaggtgtctccaggtgttcccaggtgttcccaggtgtgttcaggtgtccccaggtgtgctcaggtgtctccaggtgtgtccaggtgggaTCTGAGGGCTTGGACAGGTGTGgtcaggtgtgtccaggtgtgtccaggtgtccccaggtgtgtccaggtgtgctcaggtgtgtccaggtggggTCTGAGAGCTTggtcaggtgtccccaggtgtccccaggtgtgtccaggtgtgtccaggtggggTCTGATGGCTTGgtcaggtgtctccaggtgtgtccaggtgtgctcaggtgtgtccaggtggggTCTGAGAGCTTGTCCAGGTGcatccaggtgtgtccaggtgggaTCTGATGGCTTggtcaggtgtccccaggtgtgtccaggtgtgctcaggtgtgtccaggtgtatttcaggtgtccccagatgtccccaggtgtgtccaggtgacaTCTGAGAGCTTGGAcaggtgggatggggtgggatttacctgtccaggtgtgtccaggtgtccccagatgtcctcaggtgtctccaggtgtccccaggtgtcctcaggtgtgtccaggtggggtctgagagcttctccaggtgtccccagatgttctcagatgtccccaggtgtccccaggtgtgtccaggtgtccccaggtgtccccaggtgtgtccaggtgtccccagatgtccccaggtgtccccaggtgtgctcaggttggattttggggtgttctgggctggaatttttgggattcccgATGGAATTTCAGGGGGAGGGGTTTAACCCTTTCCgttccttttctccctctgctgCCTTTGAAGGACCCCAGGTAAGTCCcgcccccaaaattcccattttttaccccaaaattcccgttttttaccccaaaattttgtattttcatcccaaaatttccctttttagccccaaaatttccttttttagcccaaaatttccctttttagccccaaaatttccctttttaacctgaaatttctcatttttttcattactttttcttattaaaaaactCTCAATTTAcgaatttttttttaattaaaaaaaacaaattaatttaaatttaatcatttttgcctttgttatattttcttattaaaagaACTtaatttatgtgtttttttaattaaaaaaacctaaagtaattaaaattcaaccattttttctttttttttcattaatttttctttccttttcccttccaggaccctAAATTtacttaaatttaaataattttatttattatttttcttcattaaaattaaatttaagtagcttattatttttctttattgaaaaCACTcaatttttggcattttttaattaagaaaaaaccaaattaacttaaatttaatcaattttttttctctttttttcattaattttttgtttcctttccccttccaggACCCTAAATTtacttaaatttaaataattttatttattttttttttattagaattaaatttaaataattttgtttattgTCTTGTGTTATCAAAAATCTCTCAATTtatgaaatttttaatttaaaaaaatctgaatttatcTCGATTTGAGCAATTTTCTTTTCCGTTTTTCACcgtgttttattatttaaaaaattttaatttctggcattttttagtaaaaaaaaatccaaattaattcGAATTtaatcaattttatttattgcttttctttgttattaaaaaatccaattttttgacattttttaatttaaaaaaattggaattaattcaagtttaattttaaaaaaatccaagttaattcaaatttaattttaaaaaagtccaaattaattcaaatttaattaaaaaaaatccaaattaattaaaatttaattaattttattttatttgtagcttttttttattattaaaaaatccaatttttgacttttttaatttaaaaaaatccaaattaattcaaatttaattattttattttattttattttgtttatggttttttttattattaagaaatcaaatttttgacgttttttaatttaaaaaaaaatccgaATTAATTcgaatttaattttaaaaaaatccaaattaattcaaatttaattttaaaaaaatccaaattaattaaaatctaatCAATTTTATTTATGGCTTTTCTTTATTATTGAAAAAACCAATTTTggacattttttaattaaaaaaaaattaaattaattcaagtttgattaaaaaaaaaacaaattaattctaatttaatttaaaaaaaatccaaattaattcaaattttattaattaattaaattttattttctttatggttttttttattattaattttttttattattaaaaaaaccaatttttgacattttttaattaaataaaaatccaaattaattcgaatttaatttaaaaaaaaattcaaattaattcagatttaattttaaaaaaatcccaattaattcaaatttaattaaaaaaaaaatccaaattaattcaaatttaattttaaaaaaacccaaattaatttgaatttaattttaaaaaatccaaattaattcaaacttaattaaaaaatccaaattaattcaaatttaatcagttttattttatttgtagcttttctttattattaaaaaatcgaatttttgacttttttaattgaaaatttgacattttttaattgaaaaaaattccaaattaattaaaatttaattaattaatttaattttattttctttatggtcttttttattattaaaaaatccaatttttgacgtttttttaattaaaaaaatttccagattaattaaaatctaatttaaaaaaatccaaattaattcaaatttaatgtattttattttatttatggctttttttttattattaaaaaattaattcaagtttaattttaaaaatatcccaattaattcaaatttaatttaaaaaaaatccaaattaattcaaatttaattaaaaaaaaatccaaattaattcaaatttaattttaaaaaaatccaaatttaattcaaatttaattttaaaaaaatcccaattaattaaaacttaattaatttttttttctgttttttaatgaattgttttttctctcttttcccctggCAGGACCTGCTGGTCTCGGTCCTGGTGGCCGCCCTGTGGCTCGTGGCCTCCTCAGCCTGGGCCCAGGCCCTGGGGCACGTCCGGGCCTCGGCCACCGCGCCCCTCCCCCACTGCGACCCCCCCCGCGTCACCTGCGACCCCTCGGGCCCCACCCCCatgggggggctgggggcctCGGTGGTGagcggggaaactgaggcacggccggggagggggggaaaatccaatggggaaactgaggcacagctgggggagggggggggtttgagcggggaaactgaggcacagccggggagggggggtttgggtggggaaactgaggcacggccggggagggggggtttgggtggggaaatcagtggggaaactgaggcagggctgggggagggggggttGAGTGGGAAATTcaatggggaaactgaggcacggccggggagggggggtttggggtggggaaactgaggcacggccAGGggtgggggggtttggggtggggaaactgaggcacggcaGGGGGCCTCGGTGGTGagcggggaaactgaggcacggccgggggagggggggttttgaacagggaaactgaggcacgacTGGgggaggggggtttggggtgggtaaactgaggcacggctgggaaagaaggagaaattcaatggggaaactgaggcacggctgGGTGAGGGTAGAAATCaaacagggaaactgaggcagggatggggaagaggagaaattaaagaggggaaactgaggcagggctgggggatggggggtttggggcgggtaaactgaggcacggctggagaagaaaaggaaatgcaatggggaaactgaggcagggctggggaagaggagaaattaaagaggggaaactgaggcagggctgggggatggGGGGTTCGGAGGGCGggtaaactgaggcacggcTGGGAGAGAGGAGGTTTGGGGCgggtaaactgaggcagggctgggggaggttCCAAAGCCAACAGGggtaaactgaggcacggctgggaaagatgggaaaatccagaggggaaactgaggcagggctgggggatggggggtttggagggcgggtaaactgaggcagggctgggggatggGGGGTTCGGAGGGCGggtaaactgaggcacggcTGGGGGAGGCTCCAAAGCCAACAGGggtaaactgaggcacggctgggaaagatgggaaaatccagaggggaaactgaggcagggctgggggatggggggtttggagggcgggtaaactgaggcagggctgggggatggGGGGTTCGGAGGGCGGGTAAACTGAGGCAcgtctggagaagaaaaggaaatgcaatggggaaactgaggcagggctggggaagaggagaaattaaagaggggaaactgaggcagggctgggaaagtgTCGAAATCcggaggggaaactgaggcagggctgggggatggggggggtttggagggcgggtaaactgaggcagggctgggagagaggaggTTTGGGGCgggtaaactgaggcagggctgggggaaaggagaaattcagtggggaaactgaggcacaggtggggaagaggagaaattcaatggagaaactgaggcacagttgggaaagatgggaaaatccagtggggaaactgaggcagggctgggaaagggggaaattaaagaggggaaactgaggcagggctgggggatggGGGGTTTGTGGGGTgggtaaactgaggcagggatggggggtttggagggcgggtaaactgaggcagggctgggagagatgGAAGAATCACTgggtaaactgaggcagggctgggggatggggggggtttggagggcgggtaaactgaggcagggctgggagagaggaggTTTGGGGCAGGtaaactgaggcagggctgggggatggggggggtttggagggcgggtaaactgaggcagggctgggagagaggaggTTTGGGGCgggtaaactgaggcagggctggggggttCGGAGGGCgggtaaactgaggcagggctggggaaaaggagaaattaaagaggggaaactgaggcagggctgggggatggggggtttggggtgggtaaactgaggcacggctgggggagaggaggtttggggtgggtaaactgaggcagggctgggggaggctcCAAAGCCAACAGgggtaaactgaggcagggctgggggaaaggagaaattcagtggggaaactgaggcacggctggagaagaaaaggaaatgcaatggggaaactgaggcagggctggggaaaggaagaaattaaagaggggaaactgaggcagggatgggggaaaggagaaattcagtggggaaactgaggcacggctggagaagaaaaggaaatgcaatggggaaactgaggcagggatgggggaaaaggagaaattaaagaggggaaactgaggcacggatGGGGAAGTGTCGAAATccagaggggaaactgaggcagggattGGGAGAGATGGAAGAATcactggggaaactgaggcacggctgggagaggtgggaaaatctaatggggaaactgaggcacagctgggaaagatgggaaaatccagtggggaaactgaggcaggggtGGGGAAGTGTCAAAATccagaggggaaactgaggcacggctgggagaggggaggtttggggtgggtaaactgaggcacggctgggagaggggaggtttggggcgggtaaactgaggcagggctgggggaggctcCAAAGCCAACAGGggtaaactgaggcacggctggggaagaggagaaattcagtggggaaactgaggcacggctgggaaagatgggaaaatccagtggggaaactgaggcagggatggggaagaggagaaattaaagaggggaaactgaggcagggctggggggttCGGAGGGCgggtaaactgaggcagggctgggggatggggggggttCGGAGGGCGggtaaactgaggcacggcTCTCCGGTTTCCGGATCTTTCCAGGCCTTCGGCTTCCTCAACCTCCTGCTCTGGGCCGGCGGCTCCTGGTTCGTCTTCAAGGAAACCCCGTGGCAccggccggccccgccccccggccccgcccccgcctgaccccgcccctcccccacccgcgggggctgctgggagctggggggggggaggggatgggtgggggtgggggaggggagggagcttGGGGTGACCTCGGGTGGGggttgggggggtgggggttgGGATTGGTGACCATGGGTGGTCTGGAGATGACCATGGGTGGTTGGAGATGACCACAGGTGGTTGGAGATGACCATGGGTGGTTGGAGATGACCTTGGGTGGTTGGAGATGACCTTGGTGACCTTGGGTTGGTGTTGAGGTGACCATGGGTGGTCTGGAGATGACCATGGATGGTCTGGAGATGACCATGGATGGTCTGGAGATGACCATGGGTGGTTGGAGATGACCATGGATGGTCTGGAGATGACCACAGGTGGTTGGAGATGACCTTGGGTTGGTGTTGAGGTGACCATGGGTGGTTGGAGATGACCATGGGTGGTCTGGAGATGACCATGGGTGGTCTTGAGGTGACCATGGGTGGTTGGAGATGACCATGGGTGGTCTGGAGATGACCACAGGTGGTTGGAGATGACCTTGGGTTGGTGTTGAGATGACCATGGGTGGTCTGGAGATGACCATTGGGTGGTTGGAGATGACCTTGGTGACCTTGGGATGGTCTGGAGGTGACCATGGGTGGTTGGAGATGACCATGGGTGGTCTGGAGATGACCATGGGTGGTTGGAGATGACCTTGGTGACCATGGCTGGTCTTGAGGTGACCTTGGGTGGTTGGAGATGACCTTGGTGACCTTGGGTTGGTGTTGAGGTGACCATGGATGGTTTGGAGGTGACCTTGGGTGGTTGGAGATGACCTTGGTGACCTTGAGATGGTCTGGAGATGACCTTGGGTTGGTGTTGAGGTGACCATGGATGGTTTGGAGATGACCATGGGTGGTCTGGAGATGACCATGGATGGTCTGGAGATGACCTTGATGACCTTGGGGTGGTCTGGAGATGACCATGGGTGGTCTGGTGGTGACCATGGATGGCCTGGAGGTGACCTTGGGTGGTCTGGAGATGACCATGGATGGTCTGGAGGTGACCATGGGTGGTCTGGAGATGACCTTGGGTGGTTGGAGATGACCTTGGTGACCTTGAGATGGTCTGGAGATGGCAATGGGTGGATGGAGGTGACCATGGATGGTCTGGAGATGACCACAGGTGGTTGGAGATGACCTTGGGTTGGTGTTGAGGTGACCATGGATGGTCTGGAGATGACCATGGGTGGTCTGGAGGTGACCATGGGTGGTTGGAGATGACCATGGATGGTCTGGAGATGACCACAGGTGGTTTGAAGATGACCTTGGTGACCTTGGGATGGTCTTGAGGTGACCATGGGTGGTCTGGAGATGACCTTGGGTGGTTGGAGATGACCTTGGTGACCTTGAGATGGTGTTGAGGTGACCATGAATGGTCTGGAGATGATCTCGGATGGTCTGGAAATGACCATGGATGGTCTGGAGGTGACCACAGGTGGTTGGAGATGACCTTGGGTTGGTGTTGAGGTGACCATGGGTGGTCTGGAGATCACCTTGGATGGTCTGGAGATGATCTTGGATGATCTGGAGATGACCATGGATGGTCTGGAGATGACCGTTGGGTTGGTTTGGACTTCATTGACCATTGGTTGACCTTGAGTTGGTTTTGGTGGACcttgggtgggtttgggtgggtttggttgaccttgggttggttttgggttggttttgggtgggtttggtgGACCTTCAGTTGGTCTTGGTGGACCTTCAGTTGGTTTTGGTTGACTTTGGGTGGTCTTGGTTGACCTTGACTTGGTTTGGTGGACCTTGGGTGTTTTTGATGGACCTTGGGTGGTCTTGGTGGACCTTGGGTGGTTTTAGTTGACCTTGAGTTGGTTTTGGTGGACCTTGGGTTTGTCTTGGTGGACCTTGAGTTGGTTTTGGTTGactttgggttgggtttggtggACCTGGGGTTGGTCTTGGGTTGGTCTTGGTGGACCTTGACTTGGTTTGGTTGAccttgggttggttttgggtgggtttggtggaccttgggtgggtttgggttgggtttggtggACCTTGGGTGGTTTTGGTTGACCTCGAGTTGGTCTTGGTTGACCTTGGGTGGTCTTGGTTGACCTTGGGTGGTCTTGGTGGACCTTGACTTGGGTTGGTGGAccttgggttggttttggtggaccttgggttgggtttggttgaccttgggttggttttggtggaccttgggttgggtttggttgaccttgggtggttttggtggaccttgggttggttttgggtggtttttgtgGACCTTGGGTGGTCTTGGTGGAcctggggttggttttgggttggttttgggttggttttgggtggCTTTGGGTTCCTCCTGGTTGACCTTCGCTTGACCCcgctccccttcccctcccccccttgGACCTTCCCTCCTCCGTTGTCTTCTCCTCCCGGGTGGGCGTGGCCAAaccctcccagctcccctccccCGCTCCGCCGGTGCCTCAATAAACGAAATTCTGGGAAAACGCCCCAAAATCATCTCCAGGAATGGGGGAGGGGCCACCAGGAGACATCTGGGGGGGGTTGGGGCCACCAGGAGACATCTGGGGGGGGTTGGGGCCACCAGGGATGGACCCGAGGTCACGTTTGCTCCAAATTTATTGGTTCTGACCCCAAATCCACGTCCCCGAGGTGGCCCTGGTGGCACCGAGGTGGCCGTGGTGGCACCAAGGTGGCCGTGGTGGCCCTGGCATCCATCACCGTGTCCCTTGTCCCACCCCGTGGGGcgtccccaaggtgtccccatggtgtccccatggtgttCCCAAGGTGTTCCCGTGTCCCTGTGATGTTCTTGTGATGTTCCTgtgatgtccccatgatgtccccatgtccccaaggtgcTCCTGTGATGTTCCtgtgatgtccccaaggtgtccccatgtccctgaggtgtccccaaggtgtcctcGAGGTGTCCTCGAGGTGTCCCCAATGTTCCTGTGATGTTCCtgtgatgtccccaaggtgcccCCAATGTTCCTCTGATGTTCCTGAGATGTTCCTCTGATGTTCCTGATGTCCCCACATCCCCGAGGTGTCCCTGTGATGTTTTTGTGATGTCTCCacgatgtccccaaggtgtccccatgtccccaaggtgtccccgaggtgtccccatgtTCCTGTGATGTTCCTGTGATGTTCCTGTGATGTTCCTCTGATGTTCGTCTGAtgttcctgctgtccccatgtccccgaggtgtccctgTGATGTTCTTGtgatgtccccatggtgtccccaaggtgtccccatgtccccaaggtgtccccgaggtgtccccatgtTCCTCTGATGTTCCTCTGAtgttcctgctgtccccatgtccccgaggtgtccctgTGATGTTTTTGTGGTGTCTCCACGAtgtccccacgatgtccccatgatgtccccatgtccccaaggtgtccccgatgtccccgaggtgtcccctaGTTGCGGTCCATGGTGTCCAGGATCCAGGAGGTGAAGCTGCAGACCCTGGTGTGACTCTgtgatgtccccatgatgtccctgtgatgtccccaaggtgtccccgaggtgtccccaatgtTCCCGTGATGTTCCTGTGATGTTcctgtgatgtccccaatgttcCTGTGATGTTCCTCTGATGTTCCTGATGTCCCCAcgtccccgaggtgtccctgTGATGTTTTTGTGGTGTCTCCACGATGTCCCCAAAGTGCCCCgatgtccccgaggtgtccccgaggtgtccccaatgtTCCCGTGATGTTCCTctgatgtccccatggtgtccccaatgtTCCTGTGATGTTCCTCTGATgttcctgatgtccccatgtccccgaggtgtccctgTGATGTTCTTGTGATGTCTCCAcgatgtccccatgatgtccccatgatgtccccatgatgttcccatggtgtccccatgtccccaaggtgtccccaaggtgtcactgatgtccccgaggtgtcccctaGTTGCGGTCCATGGTGTCCAGGATCCAGGAGGTGAAGCTGCAGACCCTGGTGTGACCCTGTgatgtccctgaggtgtccctgtgATGTTCCTGtgatgtccccatggtgtccccaatgtTCCTGTGATGTTCCTCTGATGTTCCTCTGATGTTCCTCTGAtgttcctgctgtccccacgtccccgaggtgtccctgTGATGTTTTTGTGGTGTCTCCAcgatgtccccatggtgtccccgatgtccccaaggtgtccccgaggtgtccccgatgtccccgaggtgtcccctaGTTGCGGTCCATGGTGTCCAGGATCTAGGAGGTGAAGCTGCAGACCCTGGTGTGACCCTGTGAtgtccccacgatgtccccaaggtgtccccgaggtgtccccaatgtTCCTGTGATGTTCCTGTGATGTTCCTCTGATGTTCCTCTGATGTTCCTCTGAtgttcctgctgtccccatgtccccgaggtgtccctgTGATGTTTTTGTGATGTCTCCACGAtgtccccacgatgtccccatggtgtccctgatgtccccaaggtgtccccgatgtccccgaggtgtcccctaGTTGCGGTCCATGGTGTCCAGGATCCAGGAGGTGAAGCTGCAGACCCTGGTGTAGACGCCGGGGTGGCCGGGCAGGGCGCAGGTCTGGAGCCCCCAGGACACGATGCCCTGCAGGGTCCCATTGCAGGACAGGGGACCCCCGGagtcaccctggggacacacaggggtcACTCGGGGGTCAAAGGTCAACCGGGGGTCACtcaggtcactcaggggtcactcaggggtcattggggtcacccagggtcactcaggggtcaaaggtcactcaggggtcattggggtcactcaggggtcactcaggggtcacccaggggtcattggggtcactcaggggtcattggggtcactcaggggtcattgaggtcactcaggggtcactcaggggtcattggggtcactcaggggtcacccaggggtcactcaggggtcattgaggtcactcaggggtcacccaggggtcactcaggggtcattggggtcacttgggtcactcaggggtcaaaggtcaaccaggggtcactcaggggtcactcagggtcactcaggggtcactcaggggtcattgagGTCATTCAGAGGTCATTCAGGGGTCATTCAGGGGTCATTCAGGGGTCAttgaggtcactcaggggtcactccgGGGTCAGAGGTCAACcgggggtcactcaggggtcactcagggtcactcagaggtcattggggtcactcagggtcgctcagaggtcactcaggggtcaaaggtcactcaggggtcactcaggggtcattgaggtcactcagggtcattcaggggtcactcaggggtcaaaggtcactcCGGGGTCACAAGTggtggatttgggtggattttgggcagtttttgggtgaatttggggcagtttttgggtaAATCCAGGACAGATTTTTGGGTGAAattggggcagtttttgggtaatttcagaacagttttttgggtgaatttggggcagattttgggtaAATCCAGGACagatttttgggtgaatttggggcaTTTTCTGGGTGATTTCGGGACAGGTTTTTGGCCAGGttttgggcagattttgggtgattttggggcagtttttgggtaAATCCAGGACagttttttgggtgattttggggcagttt encodes:
- the LOC131574028 gene encoding synaptophysin-like protein 2, with translation MNCFFSLFPWQDLLVSVLVAALWLVASSAWAQALGHVRASATAPLPHCDPPRVTCDPSGPTPMGGLGASVAFGFLNLLLWAGGSWFVFKETPWHRPAPPPGPAPA